Proteins encoded within one genomic window of Deltaproteobacteria bacterium:
- a CDS encoding FAD-dependent oxidoreductase, producing MTDIVFSSWGGRLVDNRGQDPGTYESPDLFNLPETFKAQEKIKALIGWDGIILRSGALDIVDLCRVYLEALHESSKTCGKCNYCTTGYKELLEVIADIQSGEATEEDLEFLKSAAEAVMDSSKCSIGKAGPTPLFHALKYFPEAFHPSTRGEGGEKVTCYSKLTAPCMDACPIHLDIPKYVELIKDAKFPESLGVIREKLPLPGVVGRVCYHPCEQHCRRANADEPIAIRLLKRFVADQEWLKGKGPEFQVTLSEKGGKAAIVGAGPAGLACAYHLALKGHEVTIFEKQPLAGGMMAIGIPEYRLPGTVVQSEIEAIQNLGVTIKTGLEIGKDLTTEQLRKEGYQAVFISIGAHECKKLGLPGEDLEGVYPGVDFLREVRLGEKIMPGKRVAVIGGGNVAIDAVRTARRLGVEEAFIIYRRSREEMPALEEEIKDCEAEGIRFHLLTNPKRIIGENGKVKAIECLKMTLGQADASGRPRPIPVEGSEFLLEVDGVIPALGQESDWACLGPDCACTLTEWGTMKFDPFTLQTEDPFLFAGGDAALGPRSLIEAGAMGKKAALAMDRLINGLPLTEGNDDYFDLLFKTIKIYNPEEVVKVSEVRNRKDGAKLNPETRKASFEEVEQGFSPAEAVAEAERCLRCYRVVTIAV from the coding sequence ATGACAGACATCGTTTTTAGTTCTTGGGGAGGGCGACTGGTTGATAATCGCGGGCAAGACCCCGGTACCTACGAATCCCCGGACCTTTTCAACTTACCGGAAACCTTTAAGGCCCAGGAAAAGATCAAGGCCTTGATCGGCTGGGACGGGATCATTCTCCGTTCCGGCGCTCTGGATATCGTGGATCTCTGCCGGGTCTATTTGGAAGCCCTTCATGAAAGCTCAAAGACCTGCGGAAAATGTAATTACTGCACCACGGGTTATAAAGAACTGTTGGAGGTCATCGCCGATATCCAAAGCGGCGAGGCCACTGAGGAGGACCTGGAATTTTTAAAATCGGCGGCCGAAGCGGTCATGGACAGCTCCAAATGCAGCATCGGCAAGGCCGGTCCAACCCCCCTTTTCCATGCCCTGAAGTATTTTCCCGAGGCCTTCCATCCTTCGACTCGAGGGGAGGGAGGCGAGAAAGTAACCTGTTATTCTAAGTTGACCGCCCCTTGCATGGACGCCTGTCCGATCCACTTGGACATACCCAAGTATGTCGAATTGATCAAGGATGCCAAGTTCCCCGAATCCCTGGGGGTGATTCGCGAGAAACTGCCCCTGCCGGGCGTGGTGGGCCGTGTTTGTTATCACCCTTGTGAGCAGCATTGCCGACGGGCCAATGCCGATGAGCCTATTGCCATCCGGCTGTTGAAACGGTTCGTGGCCGACCAGGAATGGTTAAAAGGGAAAGGGCCTGAATTTCAGGTCACCCTTTCGGAAAAGGGGGGGAAAGCGGCTATTGTCGGCGCAGGTCCGGCCGGTCTGGCCTGCGCCTATCATTTGGCCCTGAAAGGACATGAGGTTACGATTTTTGAAAAACAACCCCTGGCCGGCGGGATGATGGCCATAGGCATCCCGGAATATCGCCTCCCCGGTACCGTTGTTCAGTCCGAGATCGAGGCGATTCAAAACCTGGGCGTTACGATCAAAACCGGTTTGGAAATAGGGAAGGACCTGACCACCGAGCAACTCCGAAAGGAAGGCTACCAGGCGGTTTTTATCTCCATCGGGGCCCATGAATGTAAAAAACTGGGACTTCCCGGGGAAGACCTGGAAGGGGTTTATCCCGGAGTCGATTTTCTCCGGGAGGTGCGATTAGGGGAAAAAATAATGCCGGGAAAACGTGTCGCCGTGATCGGCGGCGGGAATGTGGCCATCGATGCGGTTCGAACAGCCCGGAGATTGGGAGTCGAAGAAGCATTTATTATCTACCGGCGGAGCCGGGAAGAAATGCCGGCCCTTGAGGAAGAAATAAAAGACTGTGAAGCCGAAGGCATCCGGTTTCACCTGTTGACCAACCCCAAGCGTATTATTGGAGAAAATGGAAAGGTCAAGGCCATCGAATGTCTCAAGATGACTTTGGGCCAGGCGGATGCCAGCGGCCGTCCCCGTCCCATACCGGTCGAAGGCTCGGAGTTCCTTTTAGAAGTGGACGGGGTCATCCCGGCCCTGGGTCAGGAATCGGACTGGGCCTGTTTGGGGCCTGACTGTGCCTGCACCCTCACCGAATGGGGGACGATGAAGTTCGATCCCTTTACCCTGCAAACAGAAGATCCCTTCCTCTTTGCCGGCGGGGATGCCGCCCTGGGCCCCCGGTCCTTGATCGAGGCCGGCGCCATGGGTAAAAAAGCAGCTTTGGCCATGGATCGGCTCATAAACGGTTTGCCGCTTACAGAGGGGAACGACGACTATTTCGATCTCCTTTTTAAAACCATCAAAATTTATAACCCGGAAGAAGTGGTCAAGGTTTCCGAGGTTCGTAATCGAAAAGATGGTGCAAAGTTGAACCCTGAAACCCGGAAGGCTTCTTTTGAAGAAGTGGAACAGGGTTTTTCTCCGGCCGAGGCGGTGGCCGAGGCGGAGCGCTGTTTGCGCTGTTACCGGGTGGTAACCATAGCGGTTTGA